The DNA segment CTCTTTATAGATATAGATCCGGCAAATATTGATGTAAACGTACACCCAACAAAAACAGAGATCAAATATTTAGATGAAAAATCTATCTATGCCATTCTGCATTCGGCCATAAAAAGATCTTTGGGCAGGTTTAACATTAGTCCGACTATAGATTTCGATCAGGAAACCGGCTTCAGCAATATGATCACGCATAAAGCCCCTGAAGAAATTGTGCCGCCAAGCATTAGTTTCAATCCTGATTTTAACCCCTTTGCTGAAGATAAACCTAGCCCATCCAGGGATGCGGCTTATGCAAGTTTCCCTAAAAGTTATGGTGGGGGCGGGGGTAATATCAAGCCCAGCACAAAAAACTGGGGCTCATTGTATGAGATTGCAAACCATAATCCTGAAACCCAATCGGCACTTGACCTCCCTGCCGATCCTGCCGGTCATCAGTTTAGTCCTGTGCAAAAGCAGCTGATGCAACTGCACAACCGTTATATCATTTCACAGATCAAGTCTGGATTGATGCTGATCGACCAGCAGGCTGCGCATGAAAGGATACTTTATGAGCGTTTTACCCTGCACCTGGAAGACAGAAAGGGTGCTTCACAGCAAAGCCTGTTCCCACAAACGGTAACTTTAAGCCCCAACGATTACGAACTGGCCAAAAGTTTGCTGGAAGACATTAAAAGCTTAGGTTTTGAAGTAAGAGAGTTTGGGAAAAATACCCTGGTGATTGAAGGGATACCAGTTGATCTGGGCGGAGGAAATATCAACGAAACGCAATTGTTTGAACACCTGATAGAAGGATTTAAAAACTCGCAGCAGGAACTAAAACTGGACAAAAGAGATGCTCTTGCCAGAAGTATGGCCCGGAACAGCGCCATAAAAAATGGCACCGTACTGGGACAGGAAGAGATGAATACGCTGATAGAGCAACTTTTTGCCTGTAAAACCCCTAACTTTAGCATCAGTGGCAAGCCGGTTATCCAAACCATCGGCCTTGCAGAACTGGATAAAAAATTTGATAAATAGAGCCGAATGAACAACATCCATATACCTCCTGTAGTAAAGAACCTGCTGATTATAAATGTAATTTTTTATGCGGCTATGTTCATGTTCAGAGATGGACAGGGTAATTATTTACTTGTAGAAAAACTCTCTGTATTTTACTTTGATTCGCCCCATTTTAAAATCTGGCAGCCCATTACCTATATGTTTATGCATAGCCCCGGAACTTTTATGCATATCTTTTTTAACATGTTTGCCGTTTTTATGTTTGGAGGGGTACTGGAAGCCAGGTGGGGGGCAAAGCGGTTTTTGAACTTTTACCTGATCACTGGTCTTGGTGCATTGGGCCTGCAATGGGCAGTACAAGCTTTTGAAGTGCACCAGATTGTTGGTACTGCCATTCCCGGAGAGGCGCTTTTCCAGATGAAAAATTTTACACAGGCACAGGCAGAAACATTAATGGGCATTTACAACGGCCCAATGTTGGGTGCATCCGGAGCCGTATTTGGTTTGCTGGTGGCATTTGGGATGTTATATCCAAATACCGAGCTCTATATTATGTTTATTCCCATTCCGATAAAAGCCAAATACATTATCCCGGTATACATCATTTTTGAGCTTACCATGGGTGTAGCACAGGTACAGGGCGACTCGGTAGCACACTATGCCCATTTGGGGGGTGCATTAATTGGCTTTATTTTGGTTAAGCTTTGGGGAGATAAAAATAACGATAGATTTTATACCTACTATGAATAATAACCTGTTTAAAGATTTAAAGTATAAGGTATTCCAGTCCGGCAATCCTGTATACTTTTATATAGGCATCAATGTCATTATTTTTGTGGCATTTGCGCTGATCAATATCCCTTTCTTTCTTTCTGGAAATGGTGGTGGCATTTACAGCGGATGGATCAGGGAATATGCAGGCTTTCCGGCCGATTTGGCCAAACTGCCAGTTCGGTTTTACGCCATTTTAACCTACCAGTTTTTTCATGATGGCCTGCTGCACATTTTATTTAATATGTTGTGGCTGTTCTGGATGGGAAGAATTTTTCTAGACTTTTTAAAGCCACGTCAGTTTCATTTTGTATACCTGGCAGGTGGTTTTGCCGGGGCATTGCTGTATTTGCTGGCCTACAATATTTTTCCTGTATTTGCAACTGCTTTGCCGCAGGCCACAATTATAGGATCCTCAGCTTCAGTAATGGCCGTTATAGTGGCAGCCGCTACCTTAGTGCCCGATTACAGCATCAGGCTGCTTTTTTTAGGTGATGTAAAATTGAAGTATCTTGCATTGGCATATATCGTATTGGACCTGATTGGGATGGCAACTACAGATGCGGGCGGAAGCTTTGCCCATCTTGGCGGTGCTGTATTGGGTTTTACGTATATTAAACTGTTGAGAAAGGGGACAGACTGGAGCAGCCTGTTTAAACGTAAACCAAAATTAAAAGTGGTTAGAAATGAGTTTGCAAAACAGGGTGCTAAAAAGGCAGATGCCGTAAACCAGGAAGAGATAGACAGAATATTGGATAAAATCTCAAAATCTGGTTACGATAAACTAAATAAGGAAGAAAAGGAAACTTTATTCAAGGCGAGTAAACATTAATGAAGCGTTCAAAACCAACATTTATAGATAAGTTAGTCCGATTAGGGGCTATAGGGTTGGCCACTGCACTTGCGCTGGGGATTTTGGCAGGTAATATAGATCCGCGCAGTTTTCAACTGATCGCTTTTTTTGGACTGGCCTATCCTTATGTCCTTTTGCTCAATATAATAATGATTGCATGGTGGTGCATTCGGAGAAGGTGGCTGTTCGCCGCCACTACACTTGTCCTCATTTTGCTGGGCTGGCATTCATTGACCACTACTTTTGGATTTATTGGTGAAAAAGGGCTCGGTCCCAAGGCAGATCCGGGACTGATCCGTATGATGACCTATAATGTGCATAGTTTTAAGCCTTATGGAGAGGGAAACATTGAATCTGTAAAGCAGCAGATGTTAGATCTGATAGAAAACGAGAATCCGGATATCATCTGTTTTCAGGAGTATTTTACCCGTAAGAAAGGCCCGTATGACATTACAGACAGTCTGAAAAGGATATTAAACAAACCCTATCATTATTTTGAACCCATTTCTCAAAATGATTATGAAGCTACCGGGCTGGCCATTTTTTCCAAATATCCTATTAAAAATAAAGGTACCATAGCTTTTAATAAAGTTTACCGGGGCAATAGCAGTATTTATGTTGATGTTACAGTTAAAAATAAAATGTTCAGGATTTATAATGTCCACATGCAGTCTATATCCTTTCAGGAACAGGACTATATGTACCTGGACCAGGTAAAGTACCAGATGGATCCTAAACTTTATGCCTCAAAAAGAATCCTGGTAATGTTAAGAAACGCCTTTTTGAAGCGCAGTGAACAGGTGGACATCATGAAGGCTCATATAAAAACCTGTGAACTGCCTTTCATTATTGCCGGTGATTTTAACGATACCCCTGCATCTTACGCCGTAAAGCAAATGACAAAATCATTAAAAAATACTTTTAAAGAACAGGGAACCGGCTTTGGGAAAACTTATAATGGTAAATTTCCAAACTTCCAGATCGATTATATTGCCACTACACAAAACTTTGATGTGATGAACTACCGCATCATTGAAGCTAAATTATCAGATCACTTCCCTGTTCGCAGCGACCTTAGATTAAACCCCTAAAATATTTACCTTTGCAATATGGATAAAGGCTTACACCTGTACAATACACTTACACGAACAAAAGAACTTTTTGAACCGCTGCACGCGCCTAATGTAGGCATGTATGTTTGTGGACCAACCGTATACAGCGACGTTCATTTGGGCAATTGCCGTACCTTTATCTCCTTCGATTTGATATTCAGATATTTAAAATACAGCGGATATAAAGTACGCTATGTGCGCAAC comes from the Pedobacter heparinus DSM 2366 genome and includes:
- the mutL gene encoding DNA mismatch repair endonuclease MutL, with the protein product MSDIIQLLPDSVANQIAAGEVVQRPASAVKELLENAIDAGANKIQLLVKDAGKALIQVIDNGCGMSVTDARMCFERHATSKVRKAEDLFAIRTMGFRGEAMASIAAIAQVEMKTRKHDEELGTVIEIEGSVFVKQEPVACSEGTSISIKNLFYNTPARRNFLKSNPAEMRHIIDEFQRISLAHPSIAFSLHHDGVEIYRLPASVLKQRIVHLFGNNYNERLIPVEEETSIINLKGYIGKPEFAKKTRGEQFFFVNNRFIKDAYLNHAVNKAYEELLADDHFPLYVLFIDIDPANIDVNVHPTKTEIKYLDEKSIYAILHSAIKRSLGRFNISPTIDFDQETGFSNMITHKAPEEIVPPSISFNPDFNPFAEDKPSPSRDAAYASFPKSYGGGGGNIKPSTKNWGSLYEIANHNPETQSALDLPADPAGHQFSPVQKQLMQLHNRYIISQIKSGLMLIDQQAAHERILYERFTLHLEDRKGASQQSLFPQTVTLSPNDYELAKSLLEDIKSLGFEVREFGKNTLVIEGIPVDLGGGNINETQLFEHLIEGFKNSQQELKLDKRDALARSMARNSAIKNGTVLGQEEMNTLIEQLFACKTPNFSISGKPVIQTIGLAELDKKFDK
- a CDS encoding rhomboid family intramembrane serine protease codes for the protein MNNIHIPPVVKNLLIINVIFYAAMFMFRDGQGNYLLVEKLSVFYFDSPHFKIWQPITYMFMHSPGTFMHIFFNMFAVFMFGGVLEARWGAKRFLNFYLITGLGALGLQWAVQAFEVHQIVGTAIPGEALFQMKNFTQAQAETLMGIYNGPMLGASGAVFGLLVAFGMLYPNTELYIMFIPIPIKAKYIIPVYIIFELTMGVAQVQGDSVAHYAHLGGALIGFILVKLWGDKNNDRFYTYYE
- a CDS encoding endonuclease/exonuclease/phosphatase family protein yields the protein MKRSKPTFIDKLVRLGAIGLATALALGILAGNIDPRSFQLIAFFGLAYPYVLLLNIIMIAWWCIRRRWLFAATTLVLILLGWHSLTTTFGFIGEKGLGPKADPGLIRMMTYNVHSFKPYGEGNIESVKQQMLDLIENENPDIICFQEYFTRKKGPYDITDSLKRILNKPYHYFEPISQNDYEATGLAIFSKYPIKNKGTIAFNKVYRGNSSIYVDVTVKNKMFRIYNVHMQSISFQEQDYMYLDQVKYQMDPKLYASKRILVMLRNAFLKRSEQVDIMKAHIKTCELPFIIAGDFNDTPASYAVKQMTKSLKNTFKEQGTGFGKTYNGKFPNFQIDYIATTQNFDVMNYRIIEAKLSDHFPVRSDLRLNP
- a CDS encoding rhomboid family intramembrane serine protease — its product is MNNNLFKDLKYKVFQSGNPVYFYIGINVIIFVAFALINIPFFLSGNGGGIYSGWIREYAGFPADLAKLPVRFYAILTYQFFHDGLLHILFNMLWLFWMGRIFLDFLKPRQFHFVYLAGGFAGALLYLLAYNIFPVFATALPQATIIGSSASVMAVIVAAATLVPDYSIRLLFLGDVKLKYLALAYIVLDLIGMATTDAGGSFAHLGGAVLGFTYIKLLRKGTDWSSLFKRKPKLKVVRNEFAKQGAKKADAVNQEEIDRILDKISKSGYDKLNKEEKETLFKASKH